A segment of the Caldisericia bacterium genome:
AAGAAAATGGAAAGGATTACTTCTTTATCTCAAAAGAGAGATTTGAAGAGATGATAAAGAATGGAGAATTTCTTGAATGGGCAAAGGTGTACGATTACTACTATGGAACAAGCAAAGAATTTGTTCTTAAAAAGCTTAGGGAAGGAAAGGATGTTATTCTTGAAATTGAGATTCAGGGAGCAAGAAAGGTTAGAGAGATTTTTGACAGGAAAAATACCATCTTTATTTTCATTGCACCTCCGAGTTTCAAAGAGTTAAAGAAACGCATAGAGAAGAGAAGAAGGGGAGAGAGTGAGGAAGAGATTAGAAAAAGACTTAACTTTGCAAAGGAAGAGATAAAAGAAGCAGAGAAGTATGATTACATAGTGATAAATGACGACATTGATAGAGCAGTTGAGGAAGTTTTATGTATAATTAATAGAGAAAAAGGAGGTGAAGATTTTGAAGAGAATAAACTTTGATAATTTATTAAAGGTGGTTAATGGAAACAAATATATTCTTACAATAGCTATCTTTAAGAGGGCCAAAGAGTTATTTAAACTCTATCCCTCTCCCCACAGATCTCCTGCATCCTTTATAGATGATGCAGCAGAGGAAATAGAGGGAAATAAAGTTGAAATCACTTATAAATAAAAAGATACTTCTCGGTATAACCGGGGGGATTGCTGCATATAAAATTCCTTTTTTAATTAGAGATATTATTAAAAAGGGTGGACTTGTAAAATGTATACTGACAGAGGCAGGTAAAGAATTTGTAACTCCCACCACCCTAAAAACACTGACTAAACAAAAGGTGTATATGGATGAGTTTGATATTGAGGAAGGAGTTATTCCTCATACCACACTATCAAAGTGGCCCGATGTGTTTGTAATTGCTCCAGCAACGGCAAATACAATCTCAAAACTTGCAAATGGCATAGCAGATAACCTTTTGACTCTGGTGGGACTGGATACAAGAAAACCTGTCCTTATAGTGCCATCCATGCATGAAAATATGTATAATAATGAGATAACACAGAAGAACCTTGAGATACTTAAAAGGAGGGGGTTTAACATCCTTGAGCCTGAAGAGGGTGAGCTTGCCGGTGGAGACAGAGGAAAGGGAAGATTGCCTGAGATAGAAAGAATTGTTTTTGAAATTGAAAAAATCCTTGAAAAGAAAGATTTTCTAAATAAAAAAATTGTGGTTACGGCAGGTGCAACAAGGGAGTATCTTGACCCTGTAAGATTTATTTCAAATCCTTCAAGCGGAAGAATGGGATTTTCCCTTGCAAGGGAAGGGGTTTTAAGAGGTGGGGATGTTGTTTTAATAAGTGGAAAGACTTTTCTTACTCCTCCCTATGGAGTTAACTTCATAGAGGTTGATAGTGCAGAGGATATGAAAACTGAGGTATTTAAGCACTTTGACGATTTAGATTACCTCATTATGGCAGCAGCAGTTTCAGATTTTTCTCCATCAAGTGTGGTTCAGGAAAAGATCAAAAAAGACTCCTTCAACTTCACTCTTTCACTATCACAAACACCCGATATTT
Coding sequences within it:
- the gmk gene encoding guanylate kinase; protein product: MLIVISGPSGAGKGTIIKEVLKRKPDIVYSVSYTTRPKREGEENGKDYFFISKERFEEMIKNGEFLEWAKVYDYYYGTSKEFVLKKLREGKDVILEIEIQGARKVREIFDRKNTIFIFIAPPSFKELKKRIEKRRRGESEEEIRKRLNFAKEEIKEAEKYDYIVINDDIDRAVEEVLCIINREKGGEDFEENKL
- a CDS encoding DNA-directed RNA polymerase subunit omega, with protein sequence MKRINFDNLLKVVNGNKYILTIAIFKRAKELFKLYPSPHRSPASFIDDAAEEIEGNKVEITYK
- the coaBC gene encoding bifunctional phosphopantothenoylcysteine decarboxylase/phosphopantothenate--cysteine ligase CoaBC yields the protein MKSLINKKILLGITGGIAAYKIPFLIRDIIKKGGLVKCILTEAGKEFVTPTTLKTLTKQKVYMDEFDIEEGVIPHTTLSKWPDVFVIAPATANTISKLANGIADNLLTLVGLDTRKPVLIVPSMHENMYNNEITQKNLEILKRRGFNILEPEEGELAGGDRGKGRLPEIERIVFEIEKILEKKDFLNKKIVVTAGATREYLDPVRFISNPSSGRMGFSLAREGVLRGGDVVLISGKTFLTPPYGVNFIEVDSAEDMKTEVFKHFDDLDYLIMAAAVSDFSPSSVVQEKIKKDSFNFTLSLSQTPDILKEAGERKKNQKLVGFALETENLLKNGYKKLKEKNLDMIVINEPTKNSGFEVETNKVTIILRGGDLYRFPLLSKEEVSKIIFDLLEGL